The DNA region TGACCTCCGAGGAGAACGACGACAGCGTGTCCACCATCGTGTTGATGGTGGTCTTCAGCTCCAGGATCTCGCCGCGCGCGTCCACGTCGATCTTCTTCGACAGGTCGCCCTGCGCCACGGCGGTGGCGACCTGTGCGATGTTGCGGACCTGGCCGGTGAGGTTGTCCGCCATGTAGTTGACGTTGTCGGTGAGGTCCTTCCACACCCCGGACACGCCGAGGACCTGCGCCCGGCCGCCGAGGCGCCCGTCCGTGCCCACCTCGCGGGCCACCCGCGTGACTTCGTCCGCGAAGGCACGCAACTGCTCCACCATCGTGTTGACGGTGTCCTTCAGCTCCAGGATCTCGCCGCGCGCCGTCACCGTGATCATCTTCGACAGGTCGCCGTTGGCGACGGCGGTGGTGACCTGGGCGATGTTGCGGACCTGGGAGGTGAGGTTCGAGGCCATGAAGTTGACGTTGTCCGTCAGCTCCTTCCAGACGCCGCTGACGCCGCGCACCTGCGCCTGACCGCCGAGGTTGCCCTCGGTGCCGACCTCGCGGGCGACGCGGGTGACCTCGTCGGCGAACGCGGAGAGCTGGTCGACCATCGTGTTGATCGTCGACTTCAGCTCCAGGATCTCGCCCTTGGCCTCCACCGTGATCTTCTTCGACAGATCGCCCTGCGCGACGGCCGTCGACACCAGGGCGATGTTGCGGACCTGCGAAGTGAGGTTGTCCGCCATGAAGTTGACGTTGTCGGTGAGGTCCTTCCAGACGCCCGACACGCCCCGCACGTGGGCGCGGCCGCCGAGGTTGCCCTCGGTGCCGACCTCGCGGGCGACGCGGGTGACCTCGTCGGCGAACGCGGAGAGCTGGTCGACCATCGTGTTGACGGTGTCCTTCAGCTCCAGGATCTCGCCGCGCGCGTCCACGGTGATCTTCTGGCTCAGGTCGCCGTTGGCGACGGCCGTGGTGACCTGGGCGATGTTGCGGACCTGGGAGGTGAGGTTCGACGCCATGAAGTTGACGTTGTCGGTGAGGTCCTTCCACACCCCGGACACACCACGGGCCTGCGCCCGCCCGCCGAGCCGCCCCTCCGTGCCCACCTCACGGGCGACACGCGTCACCTCCGCCGCGAACGCGGAGAGCTGCTCGACCATCGTGTTCACGGTGAGCTTCAGTTCCAGCAGCTCACCGGTCGCCTCGACGGTTACCGTGCGGGTCAGATCGCCCTGTGCCACGGCCGTGGTGACGAGCGCGATGTCGCGGACCTGCGCGGTCAGCCGGGAGGCCATCGTGTTCACGGCCTCCGTCACGTCCCGCCAGCTCCCGGAAAGGCCGCGGACCTTGGCGCGCCCGCCGAGCCGCCCCTCCGTGCCGACCTCGCGGGCCACCCGCGTGACCTCGCCCGTGAAGAGTGACAGCTGGTCGACCATCGTGTTGACGGCACGCCCCAGGCGCCGCAGGTCGCCGCGCAGCTCCCGGGAGCCGTCGTGCAGGTCGACGCGCTGGGTGAGGTCACCGCCCGCGACGGCGTTCAGGACGCGGGTCGCGTTCGTGGCGGGTGCGACCAGCGAGTCCAGGAGCGAGTTCACCTCGATGATCCGGGTGGCCCAGCTGCCCTGCCCCGGGCTCGCCGTGAACCGCGTGTCCAGGCGGCCGTGCCGGACCATCTCCCGGCGTACGCGCAGGAGTTCGCCGTCGAAGTGCGTGGAGCGGTCCACCAGTTCGTTGAACACCGTGACCAGCTCGGCGACCAGGCCCGAGCTGGTGTGCGGGGCCTTGGTGAACTTGCCGTCGCGGGCGGCCCGCATGGCGGCGAGCAGGGCGCGCAGATCGGCGGCGGACGTGTCCGACGGGTCGCCGAGGATCGTCTCGGGGGTGAAGGCGGGGCCCGGATCCGGCGTGCGGGTGGGCCTGGGCCGGCGTTTGGGCGAGCGCCTGGCCGGGGCCGCGGGCGGTGCTGCGGCCGGAGCGGGGGCCTTGTGGGCCTCCGCGTCCTTGGGGCGGGGGGCCTCGCCGGACGGGGGTGTCCGGCCGGGCAAGGGCGCGTGGCCGGACGGGGGTGTCCGGCCGGACGGGGGCGCGTCGCTGAACGGGGGCGGCTCCCCGGCCGGGGACGGGATCTTGGCGCGGACGGAGCGCCCGGGGCGCTGCTCGGCCGCGGAAACCGAGTGGGCGCACTCCGGTGCCGAGGGTGTGGGCGAGGCGTCGAGCGCCGGTCGCGCGGACGCGCGCGGGCTGCCCGGAGCCACCGCTCCGGGCCCCTTCTGTGTCTCAAGTCCCGGTATGTCAGCGGAAGTTGACGGTGACAGAGGGTCAGGGGGCGTGGGCTGCGACGGCGATGAGGCGCAGTCCACGCCGCCCGCGTCGGCTGGCCGGATCTCGCCGGGCGCCACCGCCGAGGTCCGGGGCCGGCACCGGCCGCCCGGATCCGCGATGGCCGGTGGGGGCGTCGCCCCGGGAGCCGCAGGGGCGCCCGGCGCCGAAATCCGCACAGGAACGCCCGTATCGGCGGATGACGGAATCTGACCGCGTCCGAGCGCGGGCGTAGCGCTGTTCTCACTCATGGTGGCCCACTTCGGTAACTCGGTGCTTATGGGCCCAGTCAGTCTGTCACTCTGTTCGTGTCGCCTGAGGCGTATTCGTCCGAACTGCTCAGGAGCCGCACTGTGGGGGCCATTCCGATGCAACGGGAGACTACTTTTCGTGCTTCCGCCCAGCCCGCGGCGCGCCCCGGAACACGGGCCGTGGTGCGCACGTCCCTGCCCGGAAACCCCCTGGCTCCCGCCGCGGCCCGCCGGTTCGTCCGCGCGGCGCTCGCCGACTGGACCGAGCTCGGCGCGCCCGCCGTGACCGGCGTCACCGACCGGCTCGCCGACGACTCGGTGCTGCTCGTCAGCGAGTTGGTGACGAACGCCGTCGTGCACGCGGGCACCGCTGTCGACGTCCTGTTCCGCTTCGACGAAGGCGCCCCCGGGGAGAACACCGACGCCCTGGTCGTCGAGGTGTCCGACCATCACCCGGCGCGCGCCGTGCGCAGCGAGCCCCGCGCCCCGCAGCCCGGCACCCCCGAGTACGGCCGCGGCCTGCAACTCGTCGCCACCCTCTCCGAGTCCTGGGGCATCACCTACCGCTCCGGCACCAAGACGGTCTGGGCCCGCCTGCCCGTCGAAGGGCTCCCCGTCGCCGAGGAGTTCGAGACGTACGCCGGTCAACAGGCCCCGCACCGCGGCCTGCGCGCCGCCGAGATCCTCGCGCCGATGCCCAAGACCACCACCCACGACACCGACTGGATCAACCGCGGCGCCCTCACCTTCCTCGCCGAGGCCTCCGACCTGCTCGCCGGACAGTTCGACGAGAACCTGGTCGCGGCCCTCGCCGGCCAGCTGCTCGTGCCGCGCCTCGCGGACTGGTGCGCGGTCTGGCTCGACGACGAGGCCGAGGGCCCGGGGCGCGCCCCCGGCGGCCGCGCTCCCGGCACGCGCCTCGCGCGCGTCTGGCACACCAGCGAACACCGCATAGAGGAGCTGCGGAGGCTCCTGGAGAAGGAGCCGCCGCGGCTGACTGACGCGGTGGGCTCCGGCGCGGTGGCCGCGCTGTGGCCCGGGGACGCCCTTGGCGGCGGCGAAACGGGCGGTGCGGCCCTCGCGTACCGCCTGGTGGCGGGCGGCAGGCAGCTCGGCACCCTGGTCATCGGGCGGGCCGGGCTCATGCGCTTCCCCGACGAGGTCGCCGGGCTCGTCGAGGACTTCAGCCGCCGCGTCGCCCTCGCCATCAGCGCCGCCCGCCGCTACCAGCGCCAGGCCACCATCAGCCAGGTCCTCCAGCGCGGCCTGCTGCCGAGCGCCGTCGCGGAGATCCCCGGCGTGGAGAGCGGCATCGTGTACGAGCCCCGGGAGCAGGGCGGGCCCGGCGGCGACTTCTACGACGTGTTCCCCGCCGGGCAGGGCCGCTGGTGCTTCGCCCTCGGCGACGTCCAGGGCAAGGGGCCGGAGGCGGCCGTCGTCATCGGGCTCGCCCGGCCCTGGCTGCGGCTGCTCGCCCGCGAGGGCTACCAGGTCGCGGAGGTCCTCGACCGCCTCAACCAGCTCCTCCTCGACGACGCCACGGAGGCCGCCGACGCCGCCGCGGCCGTCCTCGCCGTCGCCGGCGGCCAGGACGAGCCCACCGACGGCCCCACCTCGCGCTTCCTGTCCCTCCTCTACGGCGAGCTGGTGCCCTTCGACGGCGGCGTGCGGTGCACCGTGGCGTGCGCCGGGCATCCGCTGCCGCTGGTCCTCGGTGCCGACGGGCAGGTGCGGCCCGTGGCGGCGCCGCAGATGCTGCTCGGTGTCGTCGACGACGAGTCGTACACCAGCACCACCTTCGAGCTGCGCACCGGTGACACGCTGCTGTGCGTCACCGACGGGGTCACGGAGCGGCGCTCGGGACTGCACCTCTTCGACGACGGGGACGGGCTCGCCAAGGCCCTCGCGGGGTGCGCGGGCCTGGACGCGGGGCTCGTCGCCGAGCGCATCCGGCGGCTCGTCCACGAGTTCTCGCAGCGGCCGCCGGACGATGATCTGGCGCTCCTCGTGCTCAGGGCGAAGTGATCGGTGGGGTGCCTTCGCGGAGCGCCCCGGGAACGCGGGGACCGGCAACCCCGGCGCGTCCGGGACAATGGCAGACATGCCTTCCGTACTGCCCGATGGTGAGCCCATGCCCGAGGACGGGGCGCTACCCGCTTCCGCCCTGGTCGGAGCGGGTGAGCGGCCGCTCGGGTGCTATCTGCACGTGCCGTACTGCGCGACCCGCTGCGGCTACTGCGACTTCAACACCTACACCGCCACCGAGCTGCGCGGCAGCGGCGGCGTCCTCGCCTCCCGCGACAACTACGCCGACACCCTGATCGACGAGATCCGTCTCGCCCGCAAGGTCCTCGGCGACGACCCGCGCCCCGTACGGACCGTGTTCGTGGGCGGTGGCACGCCCACGCTGCTCGCCGCCGACGACCTCGTACGGATGCTCGCCGCCGTACGCGACGAGTTCGGGCTCGCCGACGACGCGGAGATCACGACCGAGGCGAACCCGGAATCCGTCGACCCCGCCTATCTGAGCGCCCTGCGCGAGGGCGGCTTCAACCGTGTCTCCTTCGGCATGCAGAGCGCCAAGCAGCACGTCCTGAAGATCCTCGACCGTACGCACACGCCCGGGCGGCCCGAGGCCTGCGTCGCCGAGGCGCGTGCGGCGGGGTTCGAGCACGTCAACCTCGACCTCATCTACGGCACCCCCGGCGAGACCGACGACGACTGGCGGGCCTCCCTGGACGCCGCCATCGGGGCCGGGCCCGATCACGTATCCGCGTACGCGCTGATCGTCGAGGAGGGGACGCAGCTCGCCCGGCGGATCCGGCGCGGTGAGGTGCCCATGACCGACGACGACGTGCACGCCGACCGGTATCTGATCGCCGAGGAGCGGCTCTCCGATGCCGGGTTCCACTGGTACGAGGTGTCCAACT from Streptomyces flavofungini includes:
- a CDS encoding ATP-binding SpoIIE family protein phosphatase, coding for MQRETTFRASAQPAARPGTRAVVRTSLPGNPLAPAAARRFVRAALADWTELGAPAVTGVTDRLADDSVLLVSELVTNAVVHAGTAVDVLFRFDEGAPGENTDALVVEVSDHHPARAVRSEPRAPQPGTPEYGRGLQLVATLSESWGITYRSGTKTVWARLPVEGLPVAEEFETYAGQQAPHRGLRAAEILAPMPKTTTHDTDWINRGALTFLAEASDLLAGQFDENLVAALAGQLLVPRLADWCAVWLDDEAEGPGRAPGGRAPGTRLARVWHTSEHRIEELRRLLEKEPPRLTDAVGSGAVAALWPGDALGGGETGGAALAYRLVAGGRQLGTLVIGRAGLMRFPDEVAGLVEDFSRRVALAISAARRYQRQATISQVLQRGLLPSAVAEIPGVESGIVYEPREQGGPGGDFYDVFPAGQGRWCFALGDVQGKGPEAAVVIGLARPWLRLLAREGYQVAEVLDRLNQLLLDDATEAADAAAAVLAVAGGQDEPTDGPTSRFLSLLYGELVPFDGGVRCTVACAGHPLPLVLGADGQVRPVAAPQMLLGVVDDESYTSTTFELRTGDTLLCVTDGVTERRSGLHLFDDGDGLAKALAGCAGLDAGLVAERIRRLVHEFSQRPPDDDLALLVLRAK
- the hemW gene encoding radical SAM family heme chaperone HemW yields the protein MPSVLPDGEPMPEDGALPASALVGAGERPLGCYLHVPYCATRCGYCDFNTYTATELRGSGGVLASRDNYADTLIDEIRLARKVLGDDPRPVRTVFVGGGTPTLLAADDLVRMLAAVRDEFGLADDAEITTEANPESVDPAYLSALREGGFNRVSFGMQSAKQHVLKILDRTHTPGRPEACVAEARAAGFEHVNLDLIYGTPGETDDDWRASLDAAIGAGPDHVSAYALIVEEGTQLARRIRRGEVPMTDDDVHADRYLIAEERLSDAGFHWYEVSNWATSEAGRCLHNELYWRGADWWGAGPGAHSHVGGVRWWNVKHPGAYAAALAGGRSPGAGREVLSDEDRRVERVLLELRLLEGCPLSLLKEAGLASARRALADGLLEGGPFVQGRAVLTLRGRLLADAVVRDLVD